In the Acidovorax sp. A79 genome, one interval contains:
- a CDS encoding Bug family tripartite tricarboxylate transporter substrate binding protein has protein sequence MTHSSPRRALLATAAVMALCALHAPAALAQAAGAYPAKPITFVVPFAAGSATDQLARALGQSITTDTKQAVVIDNKAGASGMIAASAVAKAAAEGYSVLITTNTTHAANEHLYKKLSYDPVKDFAPVTGLGKGGQVLVVNASAPYKNVGELLAFAKKNPGKLSFGSGSSSSRMAGEMLKQLAAVDILHVPYKSNPLAITDLLGGQIDLMITDTSTGVPQVKAGKLRALGYSTQKRSAQLPDVPTLDEAGVKGYDMGYWFAAYVPANTPAPVVARLNELLTAATKSAAAKSFYDNAGSEAWTTTPDELAKFQAAETQKWGKVIKAAGIEAE, from the coding sequence ATGACCCATTCATCCCCCCGCCGCGCTCTGCTCGCCACTGCCGCCGTAATGGCGCTGTGCGCATTGCACGCCCCTGCTGCGCTGGCCCAGGCGGCCGGTGCCTACCCCGCCAAACCCATCACCTTCGTCGTGCCATTCGCGGCCGGCAGCGCCACCGACCAGCTGGCGCGCGCGCTGGGCCAGTCCATCACCACTGACACCAAGCAGGCGGTGGTCATCGACAACAAGGCGGGCGCCAGCGGCATGATCGCGGCGTCGGCCGTGGCCAAGGCTGCGGCGGAGGGCTACAGCGTGCTCATCACCACCAACACCACACACGCCGCCAACGAGCACCTGTACAAAAAGCTCTCGTACGACCCGGTGAAGGACTTCGCGCCCGTGACGGGCCTGGGCAAGGGCGGGCAGGTGCTGGTGGTCAACGCCAGCGCGCCGTACAAGAACGTGGGCGAGCTGCTGGCCTTTGCCAAGAAGAACCCCGGCAAGCTCAGCTTCGGCAGCGGCAGCTCATCGAGCCGCATGGCGGGCGAGATGCTCAAGCAACTGGCGGCGGTGGACATCCTGCACGTGCCCTACAAGAGCAATCCGCTGGCCATCACTGACCTGCTGGGCGGCCAGATCGACCTGATGATCACCGACACCTCCACCGGCGTGCCGCAGGTCAAGGCGGGCAAGCTGCGGGCCCTGGGTTATTCCACCCAAAAGCGCAGCGCGCAACTGCCCGACGTGCCCACGCTGGACGAAGCCGGCGTGAAGGGCTACGACATGGGCTACTGGTTTGCGGCATACGTGCCGGCCAACACGCCCGCACCGGTGGTGGCGCGCCTCAACGAGCTGCTGACCGCCGCCACCAAGAGCGCCGCGGCCAAGAGCTTCTATGACAACGCCGGCTCCGAAGCCTGGACGACCACGCCGGATGAACTCGCCAAGTTCCAGGCCGCCGAAACCCAGAAGTGGGGCAAGGTGATCAAGGCCGCCGGTATCGAGGCCGAATAA
- a CDS encoding alpha/beta hydrolase domain-containing protein, with product MLNPTATPSDAVYLERGYVMLYSAWQGDVPKSTAARLTVTVPVAKNKDGSSITGPYRAELVPTAASPAMTLPGGVFNGTMIPYEPASLDNTQPGYSLTRRANETDARVSVPASDWKFATCDTGTNAFPGTPSPTSVCLKGGFDPAYLYELVYVAKDPKVMGVGLAALRDTVSFFRSKAADSSGTPNPLGGRITHTLGQGTSQSGNAMKTFLHLGFNQALDGGKVFDGLFAHVAARQTHINTRFAVPGGGGGLRTDHTAFGQTAPRGLDKDYQDDISGRQGGVMKRCAATNTCPKFFLGLSGTEFWQLQGSPVLTDANGTKDLVQPENARIYYYASTQHGGAGGTASIAYAPTRATYPTGTVVQFNDTFRALFLNLEDWVVRGTQPPASQVPKLADGTLVRPEVLAFPAMKGLTWAVGGVQTAIPDFSYRGVYNNFPLFDFGPQYIPQDESGIATILPPRNLGRDYAILVPQVDASTGLTRAGIRSVEARAPLGTSIEFNYVATPGITDLANLTGSFIPFHKTRAARLAAGDARPSLEELYGTQDGYVTAVTEAANTLVAQRLLLQRDADLQIARAKAAAVLP from the coding sequence ATGCTCAACCCCACGGCCACGCCCAGCGACGCGGTGTACCTGGAGCGTGGCTACGTGATGCTGTATTCGGCCTGGCAGGGCGATGTGCCCAAAAGCACCGCCGCGCGCCTCACGGTGACGGTGCCCGTGGCCAAGAACAAGGACGGCAGCAGCATCACCGGCCCCTACCGTGCCGAGCTGGTGCCCACCGCTGCCAGCCCCGCGATGACGCTGCCCGGGGGCGTCTTCAACGGCACCATGATCCCGTACGAGCCCGCCAGCCTGGACAACACCCAGCCCGGCTACTCGCTCACCCGCCGCGCCAACGAGACCGATGCGCGCGTGTCCGTGCCCGCGAGCGACTGGAAGTTCGCCACCTGCGACACGGGCACCAACGCCTTCCCTGGCACGCCCAGCCCCACCAGCGTGTGCCTGAAGGGCGGGTTCGACCCAGCCTATCTGTACGAGCTGGTCTATGTCGCCAAAGACCCGAAGGTGATGGGTGTGGGCCTGGCTGCGCTGCGCGACACGGTGAGCTTCTTCCGCAGCAAGGCGGCCGACTCGTCGGGCACCCCCAACCCGCTGGGCGGCCGCATCACACACACGCTGGGGCAGGGCACCTCGCAGTCGGGCAACGCGATGAAGACGTTCTTGCACCTGGGCTTCAATCAGGCGCTCGATGGCGGCAAGGTGTTCGACGGCCTGTTCGCCCACGTGGCTGCGCGCCAGACGCACATCAACACCCGCTTTGCCGTGCCCGGTGGCGGCGGCGGCTTGCGCACCGACCACACCGCCTTCGGCCAGACGGCACCGCGCGGGCTGGACAAGGACTACCAGGACGACATCAGCGGCCGCCAGGGCGGGGTGATGAAGCGCTGCGCGGCCACCAACACCTGTCCCAAGTTCTTCCTGGGCCTGTCGGGCACCGAGTTCTGGCAGCTGCAGGGCTCGCCCGTGCTGACCGACGCCAACGGCACCAAGGACCTGGTCCAGCCCGAGAACGCGCGCATTTACTACTACGCCAGCACCCAGCACGGCGGGGCAGGGGGCACGGCCAGCATTGCCTATGCACCCACGCGCGCCACGTACCCCACGGGCACGGTGGTGCAGTTCAACGACACCTTCCGTGCGCTGTTCCTCAACCTGGAAGACTGGGTGGTGCGCGGCACGCAGCCGCCCGCCAGCCAAGTGCCCAAGCTGGCCGACGGCACGCTGGTGCGGCCCGAAGTGCTGGCCTTCCCGGCCATGAAGGGATTGACCTGGGCGGTGGGCGGCGTGCAGACCGCCATTCCTGACTTCAGCTACCGGGGCGTGTACAACAACTTCCCGCTGTTCGACTTCGGCCCGCAGTACATCCCGCAGGACGAATCGGGCATCGCCACCATCCTGCCCCCGCGCAACCTGGGCCGCGACTACGCCATCCTGGTGCCGCAGGTCGATGCGTCCACGGGCCTCACCCGCGCTGGTATCCGCAGCGTGGAAGCGCGTGCACCCTTGGGTACCAGCATCGAGTTCAACTACGTCGCCACGCCCGGCATCACCGACCTGGCCAACCTCACGGGCAGCTTCATTCCCTTTCACAAGACGCGGGCCGCGCGGCTGGCGGCGGGCGATGCGCGGCCGTCGCTGGAAGAGCTGTACGGCACACAAGACGGCTACGTGACGGCCGTGACCGAGGCCGCCAACACACTGGTCGCGCAGCGCCTGCTGCTGCAGCGCGATGCGGACCTGCAGATTGCGCGTGCGAAGGCGGCTGCAGTGCTGCCGTGA
- a CDS encoding LysR family transcriptional regulator has translation MDRLTAMRVFVEVATSGSFSATADRLEMSRAMVTRYVGEMEQWLQARLLQRTTRSVTLTDAGEHCLRRCQQMLALSQDLEEETATTTEGALRGQLRITCSVSFAFAQMGAAIADFLAQHPLLKIDLDASEGSLNLVEKRIDLAIRISAEPDPLLIGRPLARCDSVLVASPTYLAAHGTPQVPADLAQHRCLSYANFGKSVWTLTRDGETERVGVSGHFSANEATTLMRAALAGGGIALQPTYLVNPYLHRGELQAVLPAWSLPVMTIHALYPSRRHLSPAVRALLDFLVLRFEGVPWQQCAG, from the coding sequence ATGGACCGCCTGACCGCCATGCGGGTGTTTGTGGAAGTGGCCACCAGCGGCAGCTTCAGCGCCACGGCCGACCGGCTGGAGATGTCGCGCGCCATGGTCACGCGCTATGTGGGCGAGATGGAGCAGTGGCTGCAGGCGCGGCTCTTGCAGCGCACCACCCGCAGCGTGACGCTGACCGACGCCGGCGAGCACTGCCTGCGCCGTTGCCAGCAGATGCTGGCGCTGTCGCAGGACCTGGAGGAAGAAACCGCCACCACCACCGAGGGCGCGCTGCGCGGGCAGCTGCGCATCACCTGCAGCGTGTCGTTCGCGTTCGCGCAGATGGGCGCGGCGATTGCGGATTTTCTGGCCCAGCACCCGCTGCTCAAGATTGATCTGGACGCGAGCGAGGGCTCGCTGAACCTGGTGGAAAAACGCATCGACCTGGCCATCCGCATCAGCGCCGAGCCCGACCCGCTGCTCATCGGTCGCCCCCTGGCGCGCTGCGATTCGGTGCTGGTGGCATCGCCCACGTACCTGGCCGCGCATGGCACACCGCAGGTGCCCGCCGACCTGGCGCAGCACCGCTGCCTGAGCTATGCCAACTTTGGCAAGAGCGTATGGACGCTGACCCGCGATGGAGAGACGGAGCGCGTGGGCGTCTCAGGCCACTTCAGCGCCAACGAGGCCACCACGCTCATGCGCGCCGCGCTGGCGGGCGGCGGCATCGCGCTGCAGCCCACCTACCTGGTCAACCCCTACCTGCACCGCGGCGAGCTGCAGGCGGTGCTGCCTGCGTGGAGCTTGCCGGTGATGACGATCCATGCGCTGTACCCGTCGCGCAGGCACCTGTCGCCCGCGGTGCGGGCGCTGCTGGATTTTTTGGTGCTGCGGTTTGAAGGTGTGCCGTGGCAGCAGTGCGCCGGCTAG
- a CDS encoding MBL fold metallo-hydrolase, whose protein sequence is MFRTTLIAATLAVAFTGAQAAQPLQVKVYNADGNSFNVNSTLVYGEKEAMVIDAGFTRADALRIAANVLDTGKELKTIYVSQADPDYYFGVETLKEIFPRADVVTTPAVLEKINAKLATKLSFWGPKMGANAPRTPVLPKALAGNTLNVDGQAVEIRGTTGLLAHRPYAWIPSIKAVVGNIAVSGSNTHVWTADTQTVAERSAWVAQLDEMAALQPTVVVPGHMPAGGTLDAANITYTKGYLQAFEKHAAATKTSAELIDAMKKAYPAAPMGLSLDIGAKVNKGEMKW, encoded by the coding sequence ATGTTCCGCACCACCCTCATCGCCGCCACCCTCGCCGTCGCCTTCACTGGCGCCCAGGCTGCCCAGCCTCTGCAGGTCAAGGTCTACAACGCCGACGGCAACAGCTTCAACGTCAACTCCACCCTGGTCTATGGCGAGAAGGAAGCCATGGTCATCGACGCCGGCTTCACCCGCGCCGACGCGCTGCGCATTGCCGCCAACGTGCTCGACACCGGCAAGGAGCTGAAAACCATCTACGTGAGCCAGGCCGACCCCGACTACTACTTCGGCGTGGAAACGCTGAAGGAAATCTTCCCCAGGGCCGACGTGGTGACCACGCCCGCCGTGCTGGAGAAGATCAACGCCAAGCTGGCCACCAAGCTCTCGTTCTGGGGCCCCAAGATGGGCGCCAACGCACCGCGCACGCCCGTGCTGCCCAAGGCCCTTGCGGGCAACACGCTGAACGTGGACGGCCAGGCGGTCGAGATCCGTGGCACCACGGGCCTGCTGGCGCACCGCCCGTATGCGTGGATCCCGTCCATCAAGGCCGTCGTGGGCAACATCGCGGTGTCGGGCTCCAACACCCATGTGTGGACGGCCGATACGCAAACCGTGGCCGAGCGCAGCGCCTGGGTGGCCCAGCTCGACGAAATGGCCGCCCTGCAGCCCACCGTGGTCGTGCCCGGCCACATGCCCGCCGGTGGCACGCTCGATGCTGCCAACATCACCTACACCAAGGGCTACCTGCAGGCCTTCGAGAAGCATGCCGCGGCCACCAAGACCAGCGCCGAACTCATCGACGCGATGAAGAAGGCCTACCCCGCCGCGCCCATGGGCCTGTCGCTGGACATCGGCGCCAAGGTCAACAAGGGCGAGATGAAGTGGTAA
- a CDS encoding DsbA family protein produces the protein MFAISVTYLFDPLCGWCYAAAPALKHLQGVDGVQVSLAPTGLFAGAGARPMDAEFAAYAWSNDQRIQQLTGQPFTQAYRDHILGAADGRFDSGPATLALTAVARTAPGRELEALHALQHARYVDGRDTAEPGVLADVLTALGLSDAAALTRGPDAAALRKLLAERVAQAQSMLRAVGARGVPQLVVAGQGGALRLLGGDALLGPRERLVDLVRAAAAA, from the coding sequence ATGTTCGCCATCTCCGTGACCTATCTGTTCGACCCCCTGTGCGGCTGGTGCTACGCCGCCGCTCCCGCGCTGAAACACCTGCAGGGCGTGGACGGCGTCCAGGTCTCGCTCGCGCCCACGGGCCTGTTTGCAGGCGCTGGCGCACGGCCCATGGACGCGGAATTCGCCGCCTATGCATGGAGCAACGACCAGCGCATCCAGCAGCTCACAGGGCAGCCTTTCACGCAGGCCTATCGCGACCACATTCTGGGCGCGGCGGATGGCCGCTTCGATTCGGGCCCCGCCACGCTGGCGCTGACCGCCGTGGCCCGGACCGCGCCCGGGCGCGAGCTGGAGGCACTGCACGCGCTGCAGCACGCCCGCTACGTGGACGGCCGCGATACCGCCGAACCCGGGGTGCTGGCCGATGTGCTCACCGCCCTGGGCTTGAGCGACGCCGCCGCGCTCACACGGGGGCCCGATGCGGCGGCACTGCGCAAGCTGCTGGCCGAGCGCGTGGCCCAGGCCCAGTCCATGCTGCGCGCCGTGGGCGCGCGGGGTGTGCCGCAACTGGTGGTCGCGGGGCAGGGCGGTGCGCTGCGCCTGCTCGGTGGCGATGCGCTGCTGGGGCCGCGTGAGCGGCTGGTTGATCTGGTGCGGGCGGCTGCCGCAGCCTGA
- a CDS encoding zinc-binding dehydrogenase: MTTTATIPATALQLRSLVQPDGTLQISLEPTPVPTPGPDEVLIQVQATPINPSDIGLLLGPADLATVQVSGSPDRPVATARIPERAMPGMAARIGQSMPVGNEGAGLVVAAGSSPTAQALLGRTVAVIGGAMYAQYRAMPAAQCLPLPEGTTAAEGASCFVNPLTALSMVEAMKREGHTALVHTAAASNLGQMLLRICQKDGIGLVNIVRKPEQAEMLKGMGAQYVCDSSAPTFMADLTDALAATGATIAFDATGGGTLAGQILQCMEAAINRKAQEYSRYGSAVHKQVYLYGHLDTRPTEIQRTFGMAWGVGGWLLFPFLQKIGDAAAQALRARVAAELKTTFASHYARTVSLAGALSADAIAFYGARNTGAKVLIDPSME; this comes from the coding sequence ATGACCACCACCGCCACCATCCCCGCGACCGCGCTGCAACTGCGCTCGCTCGTCCAGCCCGACGGCACCTTGCAGATCAGCCTGGAGCCCACGCCCGTGCCCACGCCGGGGCCCGACGAGGTGCTGATCCAGGTGCAGGCCACGCCCATCAACCCGTCGGACATCGGCCTGCTGCTCGGTCCCGCCGACCTGGCCACCGTCCAGGTATCCGGCAGCCCTGACCGGCCGGTGGCGACCGCCCGCATCCCCGAACGCGCCATGCCCGGCATGGCCGCGCGCATCGGCCAGAGCATGCCGGTGGGCAATGAAGGCGCTGGCCTGGTGGTGGCCGCAGGGTCGTCCCCCACCGCGCAGGCGCTGCTGGGCCGCACGGTGGCGGTGATCGGCGGCGCCATGTACGCGCAGTACCGCGCCATGCCAGCGGCGCAGTGCCTGCCGCTGCCCGAAGGCACCACGGCGGCCGAAGGCGCATCGTGCTTCGTCAACCCGCTGACCGCGCTGAGCATGGTCGAGGCCATGAAGCGCGAAGGCCATACCGCGCTGGTGCACACCGCCGCGGCCAGCAACCTGGGCCAGATGCTGCTCAGGATCTGCCAGAAGGACGGCATCGGGTTGGTCAACATCGTGCGCAAGCCCGAGCAGGCAGAGATGCTCAAGGGCATGGGCGCGCAATATGTGTGCGACAGCAGTGCGCCCACCTTCATGGCCGACCTGACGGATGCCTTGGCCGCCACGGGCGCCACCATCGCGTTCGATGCCACGGGCGGCGGTACGCTGGCCGGGCAGATCCTGCAGTGCATGGAAGCGGCCATCAACCGCAAGGCGCAGGAGTACAGCCGCTATGGCTCGGCGGTGCACAAGCAGGTGTACCTGTACGGCCACCTGGACACGCGCCCCACCGAGATCCAGCGCACCTTTGGCATGGCCTGGGGCGTGGGCGGCTGGCTGCTGTTTCCCTTCCTGCAGAAAATCGGTGACGCGGCGGCCCAGGCGCTGCGCGCGCGCGTGGCGGCCGAGCTGAAAACCACGTTCGCCAGCCACTACGCGCGCACGGTGTCGCTGGCGGGTGCGCTCAGCGCCGATGCCATCGCCTTCTACGGCGCGCGCAACACGGGCGCCAAGGTGCTGATCGATCCGTCGATGGAATAA
- a CDS encoding LysR family transcriptional regulator, with the protein MNHPDFQIDWLRAFVAVVDAGSLSGAAPLVHRSQSAVSMQIKKLEAALGRPVLLRGPRHLEVTPTGAELLSYARRVLDLQAEAHTALFGPQLAGRVRLGVPDDYASAYLTPVLRSFAHRYHGVEIELTCEQSTSLIPRLGRGELDLALVSRDKPQRGRFLFHEPLVWVGSPQLEVWRRDPLPIAVYESASLARMATMKALAARRRAHRIVYHSSSLAGQLAAVESGLAVAVLTRCSVPAHLQILQDLPAEFDLPPLDSMDVAVLRSKVSLRSPAVDAMYEQMVRTLGG; encoded by the coding sequence ATGAACCACCCGGATTTCCAGATCGACTGGCTGCGCGCCTTCGTGGCCGTGGTGGACGCGGGCTCGCTGTCGGGCGCGGCGCCGCTGGTGCACCGGTCGCAGTCGGCGGTCAGCATGCAGATCAAGAAGCTGGAGGCCGCGCTGGGCCGCCCGGTGCTGCTGCGCGGGCCGCGCCACCTGGAGGTGACGCCGACCGGGGCCGAGCTGCTGTCGTACGCGCGCCGCGTGCTCGACCTGCAGGCCGAGGCGCACACGGCGCTGTTCGGCCCGCAGCTGGCCGGGCGGGTGCGGCTGGGCGTGCCGGACGACTACGCCAGCGCCTACCTCACGCCGGTGCTGCGCAGCTTTGCGCACCGCTACCACGGGGTGGAGATCGAGCTGACGTGCGAGCAGTCCACCTCGCTGATCCCGCGCCTGGGGCGGGGCGAGCTGGACCTGGCCCTGGTCTCGCGCGACAAGCCCCAGCGCGGGCGCTTCTTGTTCCACGAGCCGCTGGTGTGGGTGGGCTCGCCGCAGCTGGAAGTGTGGCGGCGCGACCCCTTGCCGATTGCGGTGTATGAATCGGCCAGCCTGGCCCGCATGGCGACGATGAAGGCCCTGGCCGCGCGGCGGCGGGCGCACCGCATCGTGTACCACAGCTCCAGCCTGGCGGGGCAGCTGGCCGCGGTGGAAAGCGGCCTGGCCGTGGCGGTGCTCACGCGCTGCAGCGTGCCCGCGCATCTGCAGATACTGCAGGACCTGCCGGCGGAGTTCGACCTTCCGCCGCTCGATTCGATGGACGTGGCGGTGCTGCGCAGCAAGGTGTCGCTGCGCTCGCCGGCGGTGGATGCGATGTACGAGCAGATGGTGCGCACGCTGGGGGGTTGA